One Lysinibacillus sp. OF-1 DNA segment encodes these proteins:
- a CDS encoding zinc-finger domain-containing protein, translating to MDKVTVMRDIDELHDTYCADCLVIKQLRKERGKPGAHRFCIEACSVGEKLQFLGEELLKVYSK from the coding sequence ATGGATAAAGTGACGGTTATGAGGGATATTGACGAACTGCATGATACGTATTGTGCGGATTGCTTGGTGATTAAGCAATTACGTAAAGAACGTGGTAAACCAGGAGCTCACCGTTTCTGTATTGAGGCGTGTTCAGTTGGAGAAAAGTTACAGTTTTTGGGAGAAGAGCTTTTGAAAGTGTATAGTAAATAA
- a CDS encoding SEC-C domain-containing protein, with protein MVKRNDPCPCGSGKKYKKCCEGKQQVTVETVQIEELERVLQTFYLEYPERKDVRAYIEHVGTWQPKLESVLQRELIEAIALDDFFFHQEPSIWKSYLKKTKKKAVRPSTVKVLEDWSQPALFIGTVSVVEEKYFKANHLLTNEELSIRRENNKPIPEGMHVFAFILPDGTKKSTHYLAVSTLIFFPEDHAKVFEEFKKNYEASEKKVSSFLKEEHLTFWELLVSNGYKGEEFSNFESNVLTQVKDFLEQNERESAPMLELLEDYLIEGQPTARKEAAIAAGAIRYGQEKELFESLSMTVKEIAATFDISASSLTKYYQDLSSYAETK; from the coding sequence ATGGTAAAACGTAATGATCCATGCCCATGCGGTAGCGGCAAAAAATATAAAAAATGTTGTGAAGGCAAACAGCAAGTAACAGTGGAAACAGTACAAATCGAAGAATTAGAGCGTGTGCTACAAACTTTTTACTTAGAATATCCCGAACGTAAAGATGTTCGTGCATATATTGAGCATGTCGGCACATGGCAGCCTAAATTAGAGAGTGTGCTACAGCGTGAGCTCATTGAAGCAATCGCTTTAGACGACTTTTTCTTCCATCAAGAACCATCTATTTGGAAAAGTTATTTAAAGAAAACGAAGAAAAAGGCAGTAAGACCATCTACTGTCAAGGTACTTGAAGACTGGTCTCAGCCGGCTTTATTTATTGGTACGGTGTCTGTTGTTGAGGAAAAATATTTCAAGGCTAATCATTTACTTACGAATGAAGAGCTTTCTATTCGTCGTGAAAATAATAAACCGATTCCTGAAGGTATGCATGTATTTGCCTTTATCTTACCAGATGGAACGAAGAAATCGACACATTATTTAGCTGTGTCTACCCTAATTTTCTTCCCTGAGGATCATGCAAAAGTATTTGAAGAATTTAAGAAAAACTATGAGGCATCCGAGAAGAAGGTAAGCTCATTCTTAAAAGAAGAGCATCTAACATTCTGGGAACTATTAGTATCGAATGGCTATAAAGGTGAGGAGTTTTCAAACTTCGAAAGCAATGTCCTGACACAAGTAAAAGATTTCTTAGAGCAAAATGAGCGTGAATCAGCTCCGATGCTTGAACTTTTAGAGGACTATTTAATCGAAGGACAACCGACTGCTCGCAAAGAAGCGGCTATTGCAGCTGGTGCGATTCGTTATGGTCAGGAAAAAGAGCTATTCGAGTCCCTATCCATGACCGTAAAGGAAATTGCTGCAACTTTTGATATTTCTGCTTCGTCTCTGACAAAATATTATCAAGACCTAAGCAGTTATGCTGAAACAAAATAA